The genomic stretch CACGCTATGTCGCATAGAGTTACTATATGAGTTTCAGATTCTCTATTCCGATCAATTGCGACGTTGTGTTGcaacgaaatataatttaacgaTGCTCAGTTGAAATAGaagaattacgttatacgatatactACATTGACTCATTAAGATAATGCAACACCTAACACAGAAAGCTTTCATTGATTTATCATAATTACATTGGTAACATTTGAAACTAATGCAAGAATATACACGAAATGTACACACGGTTCTAAGTTTAAATTATGACTAATAAATATCACTCATTTTTTCATACAACTATTTACTACCCTCTTTCCCAATGTTAAAATCGTGCAAGTTTCGTTCAAGCAAACGGATATTATTGAAAAAGAGATTACTTGCAAACGCAAGCAAATATTAACTTTTAGCATAATTTAGCGAAATTATAACGAAAGATAGGTCAAATTATCTCTATAATCTATAACATTAGAAGAAATAGCTAAAGAAGTATTGAATGTAATCAAAACGCTCTGATAATCAAAGTACttgtaataataatgaagTGATTTTGAAGCGGTAAGCAGAAGAAAAATCTTACTTCCGTCGATGCTATCGGAAGTCAGAACACACCTGTCGAATCGTAGTGTTTTTTCGAGTCTGTCCAAGTGGAAACAGCAGAAATGCTAAAGGAAAAGGACCAACTACGACAGACggaaaaatatcaatttccTGATTTATGTCGTTGCGTCATCGTATCGGTTCCTCGCAACGTTTGCATTCCCAATTACCTGTGTTCCtcccttcttctctttcctttctcttctccCTCACTCcactatatataatacatacatacacagcTTATTCATCCAATGATTCAACTGCTAATCACCTGCATAACCTACCAAGAATTGAATTAATTCCGAAAGATAACTTGACACGAGTTTCTATCCTCTAACATCTCTTCTCGatctcaaaataaaatatcctgCATATACATACGTAAGTATGTATGTATTGATTAATGGGGAAGAGGTTATATTTGGAATATTTGACATTTCCATTTTCCACATACATTTGGAGGCAAAGCAAACTTTCTTCTCACTTTTTcaaatgcatatatatatatatatatatatataaaaatttttattttatattttcgacttcttttttcgcgtagaatcaccccctttccgcttgtaccaccagttacctaCCACcctgtacatacatacatacatttatttatacatacatatatatacatatatgcatacatacatatatgctgACTTATAACAGatgtaaatatgtacatacgagTATAATAGCATCGTATCCATCTTTTAGCAGAATATTATTGGATCATTTGAATTCAAATAATCTTGTATCTGCTATAATTTCCAAACGACATTTTTTCATCCTTGTTATTCCCTCGAAATGTTTCCTTTTGATAAAATCAGTCAACAGTGTAGCACTGTAGCGTGCAATTTTAAGTCGTTCTCTTGTATCTACGTAAagttaaatatcttttttgcAAACATTTCACCATTTTCCTTATAATAGCagtgatatatgtataaaatcgTGATTGATAGTTGTTCCGTTCGCTCCTTTATACACACATATGAAACAAGAAAGTGAGCATATTGACTTGCGAGTGACATTAGATACGAGTCTCTGAAATTTTATCTGCATAAATAAGGTATGACTTATGAAAGTTATGACAAAAACTTCTCTTGAAAACTGACACATAATACATTGGCTTCTTTGAAACCAACACACGTATGTTAAACATGGagaatatagaaaatacagaatataGTAAATTGTGAGTTTCCAAGTTTTCATTTTGCAAATAGTGTCATTTTCTACtctatttttaacattatttacaCACTACTTTAAATTCTTACGATTAGTTGAATAAACAAATCTTAACTGAATACTGGTTTcatataaaaaagataaaggTATTAGTTCAGATATCGGTATCAGGTAATTTTTAAAGCACAgtaaaacagaaaaataatttctccaCGATGCATTGTCTTGAGGcacagaaagagagaaataatCGAAAATCACAGTAACGATTATGGTTGGAAttggaaagaagaagaaaacaaaaacGGTTTAACAAGTTTTATTTCCGAGGGATCTGTGAGAGAGCAGTGTCTTTGATCGTGCCACGAACAAAGGAAAGGACCTGAGATCTGGCAACAAGGGAAACCTTTCGAAAAAGACCATAGTAGCGATGATGGCAGTAGCGCCGAGCGGAACGGCAGCGGTGGCCAAGCACGGTGCCTCCACCCTCCAAAAAACATCTGTCGGGTTGGAGTCGAACACACAGGCACACAGGACACGCCCGCATGAGCACTCGTTCGAACTTTCTCTACCAGCACCGGCTGTGCCCTGTGCTCCACGAAAAATACCATCGTTTCCTAAATACTAATCACCGAAAAACCTATAGCATCtagaaaatacaagtaaactggatacgtaatttttgtaaatctCCTACGGCAGAATCTTGCAAAATTACAGGTTCTCTGAAACGACGTGTGATTTCTGTACCGTTATATACTACAATGATACACACATCTGTGTGTACTTCGATATTTCATAGATAAATGATACGAGATCCtgattcattttcttttctcttttcttagCAAACTAAATGAATCAGCTGCGGATATTTAGAACTTCAGATTTTTGTAAATAAGATTACAGAAATACAACTTAAATATGGATTCGTTTCATGTactgaatattattataagtGGTACATGTCAGATATTTTATGTactcttacatattatatgtatttatgtacatacattcgaacatctttaaatttcccattaAATGCATGGAAATCTGCaatttagtaataataaaatgaaattaatctttttaatcctgcatacagaataaaagaaaattacataatCAGAATAAATTAGGATTCTTAAACAAGCGTTTTATTACGTCCCGTGATCCTACCATATACTATAATCCATCCTTCGATCAAGATGGCTACCAACTGTTTAAACATATTTACTCAGATCCGCAATAATCGTAACACGTTGGTCGCCACGTCACCCATATCTGGGAGACGGGTATGCTTCCGTGGGGGCCCGTTGCCCAAATATAAGTGACGCTCTTCTTGTTcgagttaattaaatataggatattatatataggatatacaaaataaaagaattaaaaacacattataccatactttttattaatttatattctggataaaatattacattatgttATGTCGCATggtatttgttaaaatattccaaacgCATTTGGGATGATTTCGGACACTTCGAACAATATGTTGTagtttttttttacattttttctcACTTCTTGGCATGTGAAAGTTTGCCTCATCTTCTCGTAACATAGGGCGCACATCCTTCTTACAAGCTTGCCTTGCTGATTCTTACGAATCTCCAAATGGTGGGACAgcttcttcgttttcttccgATGGTTGTCGAGCACAGTATTTTCTGAGGACACATCGGACCATTCGGAGACGAGAATTTCCCGAAATTTTCCCGTATTTTTCTGTTTGTGGTTGTTTGGTACACAATATGAGCATTTACCATAGTTGTTCCTAAGAGTAAATGTAGTGCTAATTTCCGATACCACTTGATGCTTTTCCGTATCGTAGTGACATAAGAGACCATCTGGTTACTTCTGTCGATACTAGTTTTTCCATTATTGTATACAATTACCACCAAAGGTTTCTGTTTCGGAGGACGTCTGCGATATGAAGAATTCGAGCTTGAAATCATAATGGGTGCATGTTTTGTTGATAATATTCTAACATCTCGAACATCTCTCCGTTTGAGCATCACAATACCGTTCTTATCTTCTCGTGTTATCATTTTACCTCTCTTCAACTGGTACGACATTATGAAATTGTTCTTTTGTTGTACCGTACAGTTCCAACGACATGCGTcctaaaatttaaaaatttgactGCTAACTGATAGCTTGTATAAAAGTTGTCGACGAACTAAGTTCGTCCTTCATTTACCAATTTATCTGCAAATTCAATGCAGACGTTTTCAGCTGTGCCAACTTGCTTACTTCCAGTGATATCTCGTCCGGAATATACTTTTGCAAACCATGTGTAACCTTCGGTGGAACACAGTTTGAATAGTTTTATACCATACTTATGTGATTTCGTCAGTATGTATTGCCGAAAAGTTAGTCGTCCCCTCCAAGAAACCATTGTCTCGTCGATTACAATATCTTCGTCTGGTGAAAAATTTTTTTGGTAATTGTCTATCAATATGTTTATAAGTGGTAAAACTTTCCCTCTGCTTTTCTGTTCTACGGTTTCGTTATTTGCAAAATGCAAGTTTGCTAACAGCAATTCAAAACGATTACGGGACATTCTGTTGCGTGCAAATGGAAAGTTGTAAATAGGGTTCGTTGATaaattattcttatatttttttattacctTTTAACATAGTTGAATTAGTATAGTTAAAGTTAGTATAGTTTCCATTCCATTAATTACCTTTTAACGAATTATAGCTCTGAATTTTACTAGAATATACAACTTTCATCgtttacataaaatttttttcaacttggacaaaacacatttacagaagttaaaataaaaagcaagactaatttctttgtatttttacaGTCCATTTGTCTTCAATAAAGCATTGTCCTAtccttatattttctattcttatatttactcaaaataaaaaatttgggaaattataaaaatgtatgatatgtatgtaataataatctGAAAATATGATAGCAAGtatcttataaaatttatactgtaaattaaaaagtcgtatatatatttgtttccCTTACTTTGCATTAGTGCAGAATATTTATCTTGTTTCCTATTGATGGTTATAAGCTTCGCAGTTAACTTCATCGAAGAATTATAGCTGACGTgtgataaaaaaagagaaataggaAATAAGCACTATCAAGCAATCGACAGAGGCTGCTAAATGACATGAATATGACAGGAAGTGGTGCCTCCACTCGATTTCTTGTGGGTCAGGAGCGTGGGTAGAAGGTAGAACCAAGTAACTGGAGCGCCCCTCCTACTCCTACAAACCTGCCCCTCCTCATTTCTACTTTCACCCTTCCTTACCGATCCTTCTGCGCTTATCCAGCTCTGTAAATATAAGATACATAATACTGAAAAACATCTGCTGTACGTTCGTTTATCAAGAGCGAATATCCATACAAAACTATTTATAATTGAACTACATAGGAAAGATTTCTGAAACATCATTAATGTCTATTAATGTCAATTAATCTATTGgtaagaataatatttttaaaataacattgaAATGCCATCATAACTATGATATAATGTGcgattgtaaatataaatgttaattatCGAATAGAGAAATAATGAACTTTGCTTGTTCTTATATGCTTACTTAGCTTCTAAACTTACTAACTTcacttgaaattaataatgtgaaatttcccttgaaatttaaattaccttAGAAAAGGTATGTGAAAAAATGACATCACAAATAAATAAgagaatatacaaaaaaagGAGATTAAATATGTTCTATTACTTTATCcattatttaaatagaattgcttgtttataaaattagaTAACAAAATTGTACTCTCTTTTTTAACCTTGACCTCCTTTCCACTAACACATGAAATCGAGTATAAGAATAGAATATAATATCTGtgtaaattacaaaagaaaaagCTTTTGGAAACAATGAAATTTTCGTGCACGAACCTTTGTCCTTTCGTAAatgtttgtaaataaaaaatcaagatATTATTGCATCGTTGTACAATTTGCGTACCATGTAACATGCTGTAACATCTGTCAGGAGTTTTCAGATTGTAGATACTCCTACAATATAGCTTCGAACAACGGGACGGACAGCCATGTTTCGGACAACATTTGAGCTCTGCCTGCTCAATACACGCTTGCACACATCAGTTTCCATTCAACTTTCCACAGTTTCACCTTTTCATCCTggtcatttaaaaaaaaaaaactaatcGAAAAGATTTTACTGATTGTAGGTATGCGATAGTAATGTAACTGAGATGTATAATAAGGTCGGTGATGGGGCCTAAGGGCTGGTTGCTGTGTGTGAAGGCCGGCTGAGATAAGGTTCTGCTGCGGGTGTAAATGTCGCTGCTGTTTTTCTTCCACTTTTGATGcgtagaagaaaaatcggactccgGTCGCCGGGATTCGAACAACCCGGGTCCCGTaccgttcgtaacctaaggcgctaaccactgcgctgccgtcgttcgacactagttagtgtcgagtggtgATATTTGCTgtcaagtgccgccacataACTTAAACGTAATAACATTCTCCTAATCTTTTACAACACCGTTTTTATGCGTATACCCCATAGTAAACTTTACGTGATTGTTTGAGtagttacatttttatttctagcTCTCATAGTAGTAGTAACGCAAATAAAACCAACCACCACAGGTGATCTACCGTTATATGAATAACCTAGCTTAATcatcttttaaattttatctttttttggTGATAAGAAAACAATATCAGAGGAAAACATTATTTTGTTTCGAAAGACTAAATATTATGGTAagcatattttttttaaatggtaAGTACTATATATTAGTAGcatcattatatatatttctaatataaaaatacttgtaaaatgaaattcatGGGAATCTCTTACTGAAAAAAtcatatcatttttatatttaatgttttattttttaagaaatgtaACGCCTATACTCtttacataaattaattatgtaaaaatatttttgaaaaacaaattttttaatagaaaattcataataatttcGTAAACTAGATACGTCTATATAAGTAAATCTCATTGACATCGAAAAGATCATATCATTCATCaattttccattaatttatacacTTTAATAAAACTCACTTGTGAAATTCGCTAGAAATTAATCAAAGTGACTTATGATggtatatatacatgtacgtGCATAAGTAACTTTCAAATTACTTGACGATACACGtatgtacattgtacatacatatataaatacatagaCGGTTATAAAGACTGAGAATGATATTAAGCAGCGCGGACGAAGCATCTTTAATAATGACGAGCAACTTCTACAAGTCACCGGTATAATGTAGAGCTTATTCTACTCCTGTTTTATCTCATTGCAACCGGTTTATGAAGAAATTACGCATGGCATTAGCCATTTACAGAACAAAATGAGAGTGCGCGGCGTCGTACGTACCTATATTCAATCAGCTGCATTCTTCTGTTTCATAAACTCGAGAAGATACGTTCTATATTTCCTATTCCGGTTTCCAATAAATTCTGGCAAATTATTACGTAgtatttatgtatattgaTAAAGgattctatattatatatatatatatatatatatgttgcAATAAGTTGTATtaaaaagttttatatatatatacacatacatattatGTAGATACTTAAATACTCTGTATAACTACAATATTGATATTTGCcagagaaaaatttcttttattatttttattaactttttcataaaataaagggaaataaaacaaattagGTAGCAGAAAATTGATAATCAATATACCTATAAACAAATTCTTAATGTATCGAACTCAAATATAACAagattatattacatataatacTCAATATGTAGATACATATTCCTCGTTTCGTCATTCCAAGCAGATGTTATATTACTATTGtcaaaaatgaatttttatgagtatatatagtatatagtgTGCGTTCAGTTACATTCAAATTAAGAGCGGCAGCTGATATCGTTACGAGAGATCGCTTATTGCATTACACGCTCCAGGTGTTTGGTAAAGCTTATCACTATGTTCTGAGAGTCAAAAAATAGGACGCTGTCACATCGATTCTATGTCAGTTCATGAGTTTGTTATTAACCTacttattatatacatattacatCCCTAGTGCACAACTTGAACAAGAAGCACAACCTCGATTCACATTATGCTACGTACCgtagtaaataataaatgtttattttagAAAACAATTGATgaacaatttataataatacgCATTATTTACACGAATTTATAATAAGACACacgttaaatattattaatattaataataaataatataatttaatataaataatattaaattataaaaattaataatattaataaaataatattcattcAGCTGGTAGTATCTACATAAACtggaaaaatttattcttaaatTGATTGCGAGTATATTTAGTTAGCAAACACTAACCTATTAGACGCGATGAGTTCCGTTTCTACTTgaatttttctcgattttgTTTTTTCTCTTGCAAACTAAACAGGAAGAAGTTCTTGATAGCAATGACGCTAGAATTTTAATGCTACGGTATTTTAAAGAGATTTGACAACTTCTCCAATTATGAATCGCGCTTGATATTGATGTGATCCTGCACAAGTAAACAAGATATAATTAAACATCAAAGGATGGTGGTTATACTAGGCTGATGAGCGACCGGAACAGAAGCGCAAATCTcttcatatttataatattataggtATACTATACTAGATAGGACGTTTTCTAAGAGCGCACCTTTTGAATAAGTGGTAGAATTACGTGGGACGAGAGTCTCTGTACGCGTGAATGATCGCGGCTCGACTCGACTCGTGGTAAAAAGAGATACGATAAAAAGAGAGACGCGGTGAAGGGACAAGCAGCAGGGAACAAATAAAAGTAGACTGTAGAGTGCAGAGTTGCAGAGACAGCTGGTCGCTAGGGCTCTATCTCCCCAGAGAATAGAAAGAGACATAGCGCACGGCACGGTGACGGCGAACAACAAGCCTATATGACGCACGCACGGATGCACACACAGTCCGAACATAAGTGCGCACATGCGCATCGACTACCACCTACCTTCCTTCCTATATTCTGACTCTGGCCAACTTCGTGACCATCGTTCCATGACGCACCAGGAACCAGTACTACTTATATATACCAGCGATCGTGAAAATTCACTGAATTCATACTGTCATTCTCATTCAGATCAGTTTTTCTCCGTTGCTCTACCAACCAAACATAGAATTTCATCTTTTCAAAACGCGAACTATTAACTCAAAATTAAACGAAGATTATAAGATTTCATTATGTAGAGTAAGACTTGGTTATTATCGCttatattataaagaaatatgcAATATTGTTTCGAAGTAACTAACTACTAACAATACGCGTATTAGCATTCAAATAAAATGCGTTCAGTTAGTATTCAAAGGAACTAGTATTTGAAACAATAAAGGATATAGttcaaataataaagtaaatgtTCActacaaataatttctaatGTATATGATTCTTATTAATTAGTGCTTTCTTTTGTAAAATAGTATGAAATGTTTAAGTACACGGTACGTGTAGAACATATATTACTCTGCGCATACAAACAGCATACACGACATTGTCATGTATCTAATAATATGGCTCTTCGCAACGGgaaaataatatacagggtggttggtaactggtggtacaagcggaaagggggtgattcaacgcgaaaaaagaagtcgaaaatataaaataaaaatttttcgttcgaggctttgttttcgagaaaatcgactttgaattttcgctcggtacgcgtgcagtacgttataacggatctcgctGTAGATCGTCGTcacgatggaaaaattaaaaaaaaattttaaaaaaaatgtttattctatattttcgatttcttttttcgcgttgaatcactccctttccgcttgtaccaccagttaccaaccaccctgtatatataaacatttccTAGTTTTCCATGTGTGTTGATTACCCGTTAATTAAAactaaatattacaattcTGTGtcatatatatcataatatttcaagtttcaTAAATCATTATTCgctaaatatacataaatctCCCTTTATTAGATTAAAATCAtgcaaaaaaagaattttaacgTAACACTTGTTTAGACTTTAGATAGTACAAGCGATAAAATCTAGCAACGTAAACAGAAAATATACAGCTGTGATTATTTCGTGAGATATAACATAACAATGGTGAAAAATAGTAGCAGCCAAGTTATGCTTTTGCCATAACCATGCTATAACCACTTTCGTTATAGGACCGGTGGAGCCTACCGTTGTTATATCATCTtgccatttttttttctcaatATCATTGACTTCATGGTTTTAAATgctttatgattttatacTAATGTGTATGTCTAAACGTTAAACATACTGATTTACACTATCGTTTGTCtggtattaaaattaaaactgtCTAAGTAGTATACGCTATAATAGCATAGTGTATAGACAAACCACTAATACAATAGGTGTCTTAAAAGTAAGTTAGGTTTCGATTGTTGTATGGTTTCCATTTCCATCGCTTTAAGAGCTTAAAACTTAGAATTTAAAATCCATGATGccttgaaaattgaaaaagtcGTTTAGcagaattttcttttcttttgtttgAGCAAGAAACATCAAGAACAACAACAAGAAAAACACGAGAGAGAACGAGGCCGCACAGCGCACCACAGGATGAGAAACGGCGTAGTGAAACGAGGTCGAATTGCGAGGTCGGGAGAGCTTCTTTTATCGCCCTTCCTTTGAAAACACATATTATGTACTCTTGCTCGTATACGCACTTTGAGTTCAAGTTGAGTTTAATTTCATGTTCTtcctattttttatttattttaacttagaacttttatttatagaaCTTAGAACCAGTAAGAAAGTATGTAAACCGGAAgtcgtccaaagccgaaaggcagGGActatgtttaataaataataacttAGAACCAATTTTACCAAACACAAATGCTTATAACTAATAatcataattataataattgtaataagtATATAGTTTGTAAAAACTGATTATGCAACTAAATGTAAAAACTAATTTTCGTAAATATCGCCATCAAGGTAGTATTTGAACGAACTACATATGTTACTAATTACGTAGTTGAAAAATAGGATGACTTCGATAAAAGAAGGCATATCAACTGAAAAACAAGTATAATgcgtgtaattaaaatcttatATGGGCGCAACGAAAACGAGCATAAACAGTTACAGAGACAGAGAAGCAATTAATCGGATGATAAACACACAATTGAAGGTGATAAAAGTGTGTATATACgctatcaaaataaaaatgagaaatacAAGTCCATTTATGTCCAAGGCTAAGGTTTTATCTACCAGCCTACGTTCAATACACAGTATATCCGGAATATcttaaattataaatggatGTGATATTACGAAAAAAAATCTAATCCAAGAATGCTAGAAAATACGTTacaaatatcgataatataatataaacgaattatgtatattatcgATAATTCTCATATTACCTAAAACCACTCGTTATTCTGTGCTAAAAACACCTACAGttaatgataaaattgtattatgtGATACTACGACACTTTACCGCGTGCTGCGCCGTAACCGACATGGTAGCGTCATTTCTGGAAATTGAAAACCTACTTTGTTGTCTTAGGTCTTAGTCAATAATAACGAGGAAACCCCGAACCGAAAGAGATTTATAGATTTATCATATACATGCTACAAACAAACCGGTTCTTCGTATGCACCTACTTACTATCTATCCAAAAGCTCGTTTCAATCAGATCGACCACGAATTTTACCACCGTATTCTAATTTGATCACAGAACAAGCACTCGAAACTAGCTACTTCGAGAAAGACACAATAAAGAACCACAGGGataaactattattttattcatatgTATGCCTCAGTTTGTAAAGTGAAGTTTAGATAACATTGCGATTGCGATATGCATATATACTACGg from Bombus huntii isolate Logan2020A chromosome 8, iyBomHunt1.1, whole genome shotgun sequence encodes the following:
- the LOC126868618 gene encoding piggyBac transposable element-derived protein 4-like isoform X2, with protein sequence MKVVYSSKIQSYNSLKDEDIVIDETMVSWRGRLTFRQYILTKSHKYGIKLFKLCSTEGYTWFAKVYSGRDITGSKQVGTAENVCIEFADKLDACRWNCTVQQKNNFIMSYQLKRGKMITREDKNGIVMLKRRDVRDVRILSTKHAPIMISSSNSSYRRRPPKQKPLVVIVYNNGKTSIDRSNQMVSYVTTIRKSIKWYRKLALHLLLGTTMVNAHIVYQTTTNRKIRENFGKFSSPNGPMCPQKILCSTTIGRKRRSCPTIWRFVRISKASL
- the LOC126868618 gene encoding piggyBac transposable element-derived protein 4-like isoform X1, producing the protein MKLTAKLITINRKQDKYSALMQNEDIVIDETMVSWRGRLTFRQYILTKSHKYGIKLFKLCSTEGYTWFAKVYSGRDITGSKQVGTAENVCIEFADKLDACRWNCTVQQKNNFIMSYQLKRGKMITREDKNGIVMLKRRDVRDVRILSTKHAPIMISSSNSSYRRRPPKQKPLVVIVYNNGKTSIDRSNQMVSYVTTIRKSIKWYRKLALHLLLGTTMVNAHIVYQTTTNRKIRENFGKFSSPNGPMCPQKILCSTTIGRKRRSCPTIWRFVRISKASL
- the LOC126868618 gene encoding piggyBac transposable element-derived protein 4-like isoform X5; the encoded protein is MLKDEDIVIDETMVSWRGRLTFRQYILTKSHKYGIKLFKLCSTEGYTWFAKVYSGRDITGSKQVGTAENVCIEFADKLDACRWNCTVQQKNNFIMSYQLKRGKMITREDKNGIVMLKRRDVRDVRILSTKHAPIMISSSNSSYRRRPPKQKPLVVIVYNNGKTSIDRSNQMVSYVTTIRKSIKWYRKLALHLLLGTTMVNAHIVYQTTTNRKIRENFGKFSSPNGPMCPQKILCSTTIGRKRRSCPTIWRFVRISKASL
- the LOC126868618 gene encoding piggyBac transposable element-derived protein 4-like isoform X3 gives rise to the protein MERWSRSWPESEYRKEDEDIVIDETMVSWRGRLTFRQYILTKSHKYGIKLFKLCSTEGYTWFAKVYSGRDITGSKQVGTAENVCIEFADKLDACRWNCTVQQKNNFIMSYQLKRGKMITREDKNGIVMLKRRDVRDVRILSTKHAPIMISSSNSSYRRRPPKQKPLVVIVYNNGKTSIDRSNQMVSYVTTIRKSIKWYRKLALHLLLGTTMVNAHIVYQTTTNRKIRENFGKFSSPNGPMCPQKILCSTTIGRKRRSCPTIWRFVRISKASL
- the LOC126868618 gene encoding piggyBac transposable element-derived protein 4-like isoform X4; its protein translation is MYTFIYTHEDIVIDETMVSWRGRLTFRQYILTKSHKYGIKLFKLCSTEGYTWFAKVYSGRDITGSKQVGTAENVCIEFADKLDACRWNCTVQQKNNFIMSYQLKRGKMITREDKNGIVMLKRRDVRDVRILSTKHAPIMISSSNSSYRRRPPKQKPLVVIVYNNGKTSIDRSNQMVSYVTTIRKSIKWYRKLALHLLLGTTMVNAHIVYQTTTNRKIRENFGKFSSPNGPMCPQKILCSTTIGRKRRSCPTIWRFVRISKASL
- the LOC126868618 gene encoding piggyBac transposable element-derived protein 4-like isoform X6, producing MKLTAKLITINRKQDKYSALMQNEDIVIDETMVSWRGRLTFRQYILTKSHKYGIKLFKLCSTEGYTWFAKVYSGRDITGSKQVGTAENVCIEFADKLDACRWNCTVQQKNNFIMSYQLKRGKMITREDKNGIVMLKRRDVRDVRILSTKHAPIMISSSNSSYRRRPPKQKPLVVIVYNNGKTSIDRSNQMVSYVTTIRKSIKWYRKLALHLLLGTTMKILCSTTIGRKRRSCPTIWRFVRISKASL
- the LOC126868618 gene encoding uncharacterized protein LOC126868618 isoform X7, whose product is MKLTAKLITINRKQDKYSALMQNEDIVIDETMVSWRGRLTFRQYILTKSHKYGIKLFKLCSTEGYTWFAKVYSGRDITGSKQVGTAENVCIEFADKLDACRWNCTVQQKNNFIMSYQLKRGKMITREDKNGIVMLKRRDVRDVRILSTKHAPIMISSSNSSYRRRPPKQKPLVEQLW